CGTGCAGGCGCGCCTGGCGCAGGCGCTGGCGCAGCAGGGCATCGGCAATGCCAGCGCGCTCTTCCTCGTCGGCGGCCTTTTTGTTGCGGTGGCGGCGCTCGATGATGGCGGCCAGCGGCTCGGCGTGGGGCGAGCTGGCGTACTCAATCTGCACGTTGTACACGGCGTTCAGCGGCTCGTACTGCTCATTGTCGAGGGCCAGCTTTTCGGCCTTGCGCAATACCGTCCAGGCCAGGCGCGGCACGCCGGCCCCAAACAGGTACTGCGCCAGCGTGAGCTGCCCGCGCACCGAGGTGGTAGCCGTGGCATCGTGCTGGCGCTGGCGCAGCAGCAGAAAATCAGTGAGGTGCTTGAAGAGCCGCTTGCGCAAGGCGTAGTACGCCCCAGCGTTAGGCTCGTCGGGGTAGAGCTTGCGAATCAATTCCTCCGGCCTGTATTCCTTGGCGTGCAGCAGCAGGCCGAGCAGGCGCAAATCCTGGCGGCCAGCGGCCCGGCGGCGCTGCCACTGAATGAATTGTACCAGTTCGCGGCGGTCGTCGGGCGAGAGGGTTTGCAGGGTCAGGCGCAGGTCGTCCATTGAGGGGTAGGGGAGTATGACAGCCTTTTTTTGGCCGCGCTACCCGCCCAAAGATACTCCCGAAAATATTTTATTAAAATCCGATGAAGTGTGAATTAATCCTCTTTCTATCAATGCTTTACTTCAAAGGTAATTGCTAACGCAAAGTCCCATTCGTGGCAAAGTCGCCTGGCGGAAGCGGGGGTAGGGCCGGTAGCTTCGGCCTACCCTTCACTCTTTTATCTGCCTGCTTATGAAACGCTTGCTACTCACCGCCACCCTGTTCCCCGCTGGCCCGCCCAGCCGCCGCCCAGGACCTGCTTACCCGCCGCGAGGGCACCGAGATGCTGGTTAAGGTCCTAGAAATCACGCCGGAACTAGTGAAATACCACCGCTTCGACAACCCCGATGGGCCGCTCATCAGCGTGCGCAAGGCTGAGGTAATTCGCCTCAAATACGCCAATGGGAAGCAGGAAATCCTGACTCCGCTCGCGCCCGGCGCGGCCTTGCCCACCCCCGGCCAGCTGGGCACCGCACTGGCCCCTACCCCCCCGCCGCCAGCCGCCGATTCGGCTACCCCGGCTGAGCAGCCCGACACACTGCGGCTGCCGGTAAACAGCGTTTTTTTGGTGCGCTACGCCAATGGCACCCATGCGGTACTCCCGCCAGCCGCGCCGGTCCGCGATACGGCCCAGTCATCCTTGCTCGGCCTGAATGCTGAGCAGCGCCGACAGCTAGGCGCGCAACATGCCCGGCGCTACTATCACCAGAGCGGGCCCTTTTGGGGCGCGTTTGCTTTAGTGGTTGCTATCTCGCCTATTTATGGCGTAGTGCCCACTACCTGCATCAGCCTCAAGCACGTGGCGGGGCGCAACCTGATGGCTCCGCAGCCCCAGCTGCTCCACGACCCGGCGTATGCCAGCGGCTACCAGCGCCAGGCCAACCGCAGAAAAGCCGGCCGCGCCTGGGCGGGCTATAGCGTGGGGTCGGCGGCCTACCTGGCTTTTTTTGCTTTTCTCGCCATTACGCTGACTGGCGGCCTATAAATTGCCTAACCTGCCGGCCGCCTCCCTCGTACAACTGCCATCACCCACCCTTTCACGTTTTTCACGTATGGATATCAACGATAATAACGTCAACGACCAAACCGAGCTGCGCGCTCGCGGCGACTGGAACCAAATTAAAGGGGCTGCCAAGCAGAAGTGGGGCCAGCTCACCGATGATGACATGACCTACGACGAAGGCAAGCAGGACGAGTTTTTTGGCAACATCCAGAAGAAGACTGGCCACGCCATCGACGACATCAAGGACTGGTTCTCGAAAACCTTTAGCGGCACGAGCAACGACCCTAACCGCCCCTCGAACCAGAGCTAATTACAGCTTTTGTTTTTTACTTAAAGCCCCCGCTCCTACCCTGGAGCGGGGCTTTTTGTTGGCCGCGCCGGGGCGGCCCTACCCCTCGCCAACCGGCTCAGTCCCAGAGGCTGGCGGCCACGCGATAGGTGTTGGCGTGGGCCTCCACAATGTCAATGATATTGGCGGAATAGCCGCCGCCCATGCATATCACCACGGGTAGGCCGCGCTGGTGGCAGGACCTGAGCACTAGCTCGTCGCGGCGGCGGCAGCCGGCGCGGGTCAAAGCCAGGTGGCCGAGCTTATCGGTGGCCAGTACGTCTACGCCGCTGAGGTAAAATACAAAATCGGGCCGCACCTGCTCGTCGAGCAGGCGCGGCAGCACGTCGGCCAGTTGCGCCAGGTACTCAGCATCGCCGAGGCCGTCGGGCAGCGCCAAGTCGAGGTCCGATACCTCCTTGCGGCCCGGAAAGTTGCGCGCGCCATGCATCGAAAACGTGAATACCCGCGGCTCGTGCCGGAAAATGGCTGCCGTGCCATTGCCCTGGTGCACATCGAGGTCGATAATTAAAATCTGGCGCACCCGCGCCGGCTCGTGGGCCAGCAACCAATTGGCCGCCACCGCTTGGTCATTGAGCAGGCAAAAGCCCTCGGGCCGGCCCGCGAAGGCATGGTGTGTACCCCCGGCGATGTTGAGCGCTACCCCTCCGCCCGCCAGCACCCGCTGCGCACAGCCAATGGTGCCGCCCAGCAAAGTCATCTCGCGGGCGGCCAGCGCCGGGCTCCACGGAAAGCCGCTGGCCC
The genomic region above belongs to Hymenobacter psoromatis and contains:
- a CDS encoding CsbD family protein, with product MDINDNNVNDQTELRARGDWNQIKGAAKQKWGQLTDDDMTYDEGKQDEFFGNIQKKTGHAIDDIKDWFSKTFSGTSNDPNRPSNQS
- a CDS encoding histone deacetylase; this translates as MLPLPPGHRFPMLKYELLPEQLLHEGTATASDFFIPTPPPLADVLLTHEADYLHRLLHGQLTRPEERASGFPWSPALAAREMTLLGGTIGCAQRVLAGGGVALNIAGGTHHAFAGRPEGFCLLNDQAVAANWLLAHEPARVRQILIIDLDVHQGNGTAAIFRHEPRVFTFSMHGARNFPGRKEVSDLDLALPDGLGDAEYLAQLADVLPRLLDEQVRPDFVFYLSGVDVLATDKLGHLALTRAGCRRRDELVLRSCHQRGLPVVICMGGGYSANIIDIVEAHANTYRVAASLWD